One Streptomyces lincolnensis genomic region harbors:
- a CDS encoding alpha-amylase: MISRWSATATSVATALAAAAAVLAPGTAQAAPPGTKDVTAVLFEWNFASVARECTNTLGPAGYGYVQVSPPAEHIQGSQWWTSYQPVSYRIAGRLGDRTAFRNMVDTCHAAGVKVVVDTVVNHMSAGSGTGTGGSSYTKYTYPGLYSSPDFDDCTSRITNYQDRWNVQHCELVGLADLDTGEEYVRGAVAGYMNDLLSLGVDGFRIDAAKHIDTADLANIRSRLANPSAYWKQEVIFGSGEAVQPTEYTGNGDVQEFRYAYDLKRVLTDENLAYLKNYGEGWGYMSGSVAGVFVDNHDTERNGSTLNYKDGADYTLANVFMLAHPYGAPDINSGYEFTDHDAGPPNGGQVNACWQDGWKCQHNWPEIRSMVAFRNATRGAAVTDWWDNGADAIAFGRGGKGFVAINHESGPLSRTYQTSLPAGTYCNVQNNTSVTVNADGRFTATLGADTALAIHAGKSAC, translated from the coding sequence GTGATATCGAGATGGTCCGCGACCGCCACCTCCGTGGCCACCGCGCTCGCCGCCGCGGCGGCCGTTCTGGCCCCCGGTACCGCCCAAGCCGCCCCACCCGGCACCAAGGACGTCACCGCCGTCCTCTTCGAGTGGAACTTCGCCTCCGTCGCCCGGGAATGCACCAACACCCTCGGCCCGGCCGGCTACGGATACGTCCAGGTCTCCCCGCCCGCCGAGCACATCCAGGGCTCGCAGTGGTGGACCTCCTACCAGCCGGTCAGCTACCGGATCGCCGGCCGGCTCGGTGACCGTACGGCCTTCCGGAACATGGTCGACACGTGTCACGCGGCCGGGGTGAAGGTCGTCGTCGACACCGTCGTCAACCACATGTCCGCGGGCAGCGGCACCGGGACCGGCGGATCCTCGTACACGAAGTACACCTACCCCGGCCTGTACTCGTCCCCCGACTTCGACGACTGCACCTCCCGGATCACGAACTACCAGGACCGCTGGAACGTCCAGCACTGCGAACTGGTGGGCCTCGCCGACCTGGACACCGGTGAGGAGTACGTCCGGGGGGCCGTCGCCGGCTATATGAACGACCTGCTCTCCCTCGGCGTCGACGGCTTCCGCATCGACGCGGCCAAGCACATCGACACCGCCGACCTGGCGAACATCAGGTCCCGGCTCGCCAACCCGTCGGCGTACTGGAAGCAGGAGGTCATCTTCGGCAGCGGCGAGGCCGTCCAGCCCACCGAGTACACGGGCAACGGCGACGTCCAGGAGTTCCGCTACGCCTACGACCTCAAGCGCGTCCTCACCGACGAGAACCTCGCCTACCTGAAGAACTACGGCGAGGGCTGGGGGTACATGAGCGGCTCGGTCGCCGGCGTCTTCGTCGACAACCACGACACCGAGCGCAACGGCAGCACCTTGAACTACAAGGACGGCGCCGACTACACCCTCGCCAACGTCTTCATGCTCGCCCATCCGTACGGCGCCCCCGACATCAACTCCGGCTACGAGTTCACCGACCACGACGCCGGACCGCCCAACGGCGGCCAGGTGAACGCCTGTTGGCAGGACGGCTGGAAGTGCCAGCACAACTGGCCCGAGATCAGGTCCATGGTCGCCTTCCGCAACGCCACCCGCGGCGCGGCGGTCACCGACTGGTGGGACAACGGAGCGGACGCCATCGCCTTCGGCCGGGGCGGCAAGGGCTTCGTGGCCATCAACCACGAGTCGGGCCCGCTGAGCCGTACGTACCAGACCTCCCTGCCCGCCGGGACGTACTGCAACGTGCAGAACAACACCAGCGTGACCGTGAACGCCGACGGCCGGTTCACCGCCACCCTCGGCGCCGACACCGCCCTCGCGATCCACGCGGGCAAGTCCGCCTGCTGA